The following proteins are encoded in a genomic region of Microtus ochrogaster isolate Prairie Vole_2 chromosome 5, MicOch1.0, whole genome shotgun sequence:
- the Crabp1 gene encoding cellular retinoic acid-binding protein 1, with the protein MPNFAGTWKMRSSENFDELLKTLGVNAMLRKVAVAAASKPHVEIRQDGDQFYIKTSTTVRTTEINFKVGEGFEEETVDGRKCRSLPTWENENKIHCTQTLLEGDGPKTYWTRELANDELILTFGADDVVCTRIYVRE; encoded by the exons atgcccaacttcgCCGGTACCTGGAAGATGCGCAGCAGCGAGAATTTCGACGAACTCCTCAAGACGCTGG GTGTGAACGCCATGCTGAGGAAGGTGGCAGTGGCGGCTGCGTCTAAGCCGCACGTGGAGATCCGCCAGGATGGGGATCAGTTCTACATCAAGACATCCACCACCGTGCGCACCACGGAGATCAACTTCAAGGTCGGAGAGGGCTTCGAGGAGGAGACAGTGGACGGACGCAAGTGCAGG AGTTTGCCCACTTGGGAGAACGAGAACAAGATTCACTGCACACAGACTCTTCTTGAGGGGGATGGCCCCAAAACCTACTGGACCCGAGAGCTGGCCAATGATGAGCTGATCCTG ACATTTGGCGCCGATGATGTGGTGTGCACAAGAATTTATGTCCGGGAGTAA